One window of Dechloromonas sp. ZY10 genomic DNA carries:
- a CDS encoding DUF3149 domain-containing protein has product MAWELLLTSDIGLLSLFTIVFILGMAWYIGGYALKHMKEDAARNSGAGPLTR; this is encoded by the coding sequence ATGGCATGGGAGTTGTTGCTGACCTCGGATATCGGCTTGCTGAGCTTGTTTACCATCGTCTTCATCCTCGGGATGGCGTGGTACATCGGCGGTTATGCGCTCAAGCACATGAAGGAAGACGCCGCCAGGAATTCCGGCGCCGGGCCGCTCACTCGCTGA
- a CDS encoding trimeric intracellular cation channel family protein, with translation MLPGIYLIAIAAEAISGALAAGRRQMDIFGVAVIAFVTALGGGTLRDVILGNFPVGWTQHPEYVALVLGAGLLTPLVARHLHHLKHLFLSLDALGLVAFSLIGCSIAQKLGYSPLIAVMAGMLTGISGGVIRDVLCNQVPVVFRRELYASVSLAVCLLFLALQALGLERNGNVLLCFAAGFSFRMLALHRAWRLPTFSYAQRWE, from the coding sequence ATCCTGCCCGGCATCTACCTGATTGCGATTGCCGCCGAGGCGATCTCCGGCGCCCTGGCCGCCGGGCGCCGGCAAATGGATATTTTCGGGGTCGCCGTCATTGCCTTTGTCACCGCGCTTGGCGGCGGCACCTTGCGCGACGTGATTCTCGGCAATTTTCCGGTGGGCTGGACGCAGCACCCGGAATACGTCGCGCTGGTGCTAGGTGCCGGCCTGCTGACGCCGCTGGTCGCCCGCCACCTGCATCACCTCAAGCATCTCTTCCTCAGCCTTGATGCGCTCGGCTTGGTCGCCTTTTCGCTGATCGGCTGCAGCATCGCGCAAAAACTCGGCTACTCGCCGCTGATCGCGGTCATGGCCGGCATGCTCACCGGCATCAGCGGCGGCGTGATCCGCGACGTGCTGTGCAACCAGGTGCCGGTCGTCTTCCGCCGCGAACTCTACGCCAGCGTCTCGCTGGCTGTCTGCCTGCTTTTTCTGGCGCTGCAAGCCCTCGGACTGGAGCGCAACGGCAATGTCCTGCTCTGCTTTGCCGCCGGCTTCAGCTTCCGCATGCTGGCGCTACACCGCGCCTGGCGGCTGCCGACCTTCAGCTACGCGCAACGCTGGGAGTAA
- a CDS encoding DUF4870 family protein, producing MDVLSDEQRLQSAKTLTTVLYALYAASCLFGVTAVVAIIVNYVKRDDVLGTYLESHFRWQIRTFWFGLLWMAVGWLTFILLVGWLVLAANGIWLIYRVVKGWLYLNDGKPMYP from the coding sequence ATGGATGTCTTGAGTGACGAGCAGCGGCTGCAGTCGGCAAAAACCCTGACCACGGTGTTGTATGCCTTGTACGCGGCTTCCTGCCTGTTCGGGGTGACGGCGGTGGTGGCGATCATCGTCAATTACGTCAAGCGCGACGATGTGCTCGGGACTTATCTCGAAAGCCATTTTCGCTGGCAGATTCGCACCTTCTGGTTCGGGCTGCTGTGGATGGCTGTCGGCTGGCTGACTTTCATCCTGCTGGTCGGCTGGCTGGTGCTGGCGGCCAACGGCATCTGGCTGATCTACCGGGTCGTCAAGGGCTGGCTCTACCTCAACGACGGCAAGCCGATGTACCCGTAG